The Archocentrus centrarchus isolate MPI-CPG fArcCen1 chromosome 7, fArcCen1, whole genome shotgun sequence genome window below encodes:
- the l1cama gene encoding neural cell adhesion molecule L1.2 isoform X2, with protein sequence MPHMQRQQVGSRGQCSSCLLPLVLILLSLATQPSQAAIQIPPNYHISDFRRPPVITTQPESVTVFSVEDLVMSCEASGNPPPIFRWTKDGEDFDPGSDPELKVSERSGSFAFYTLSNTMDTLTKYQGKYVCYASNELGTAVSNEAILNTDVPPSQQKEKKVDIRVEEGNSTTLKCNPPQSSMEPIIHWMDLRLRHIELSKRVMLGKDGNLYFASLDISDSRDDYTCNVQYLATRTILAKEPITLKVVPSNSILRNRRPQMMRPAGKHSTYHALRGQTLELECIVQGLPTPEVSWLRKDGELSESRTSKDMFDRRLRFTNISESDGGEYQCIAENSQGKATHTYMLTVEAAPYWVKEPVSQLYAPGETVKLDCQADGIPFPTISWTINGVPISEVDKDSSRTLTASGSLILEDVNFRDTAIYQCWASNKHGTILTNTNVYVIELPPQLLTEDGNTYAYTEGQKALLECETFGSPKPKVIWERKNSSSSLLADPRVNPLANGWLEISNVTQSDDGIYTCTVPNTNLSISAELEIFNRTVILSPPQALKVQPGHTAIFTCLALVDPRLDFPFIQWRKNNQKLADSNSDEKYTMEGSDLIIANVQLEDEGVYTCEIISKLDVAEARGTLTLCDRPDPPILLQISDPKHREVTLSWTPGDDHNSPVTEYVVEFEEQGSKERGWEELKRVSGNKERADLTLWPYMSYRFRVIAINDVGKSNPSKPSEIHSTPAEAPDTNPEDVRSDSINPNTLVITWEKMDKRNFHGPDFKYCVQWRRAVGGGPDWHEKNVTDPPFHVDNVGNFSAFEIKVQAFNEIGRGPEPDPVIGYSGEDVPLEAPMDVGVVLLNSTTIKVTWAPIDKETVRGHLLGYKIHYTRTGSKGHHRGRRARELESMVVDTEPNEQKKVISDLRPFSHYSLEVAVYNKKGEGPRSEALTFETPEGVPGPPLTLTLDSPSETEMTLRWTPPGQPNGVLVGYLLQYQEITETDDSPMQVEEIDGAAVTHFTLKNLDRDSHYRFYVRGRTATRHGVPIMMKGATTLDGAPTNISLSVGENSVNFSWVVKKRHRNVGFQIHYLNKNDGSKWKKTEKVNSSQSFYQLQGLTPGSHYLLRFIYNNETFYKTDIETEGTGVTEMQPSFATQGWFIGVVSAIGLLLLILLILCFIKRSKGGKYSVKDKEEGPMDSEARPMKDETFGEYRSLESDLEEKRTASQPSLCEGSKLCSEDNLDYNGSSAMTTELNMDESLASQISRPSGGPEGFHGLPDNSPLNPTSFSPATNGVPNSVTILD encoded by the exons ctTCCGATGGACAAAGGACGGAGAAGACTTTGACCCAGGCAGTGACCCAGAGTTGAAGGTTTCTGAACGCTCTGGCTCATTCGCATTCTATACACTTAGCAACACCATGGACACACTGACCAAATACCAAGGCAAATATGTTTGCTATGCATCCAATGAGCTGGGGACAGCTGTGTCTAATGAGGCCATACTCAACACGGATG TTCCCCCTTcccagcagaaagaaaaaaaggttgaTATCAGGGTTGAAGAGGGAAACAGTACTACTCTGAAGTGTAACCCCCCACAAAGCTCTATGGAGCCAATCATTCACTGGATGGACTTGA GGTTGCGTCATATTGAGCTTAGTAAGCGGGTGATGCTGGGGAAGGACGGCAACCTGTACTTTGCCAGTTTGGACATTTCGGACAGCAGGGATGACTACACTTGCAACGTCCAGTACCTGGCAACTCGCACGATTCTGGCGAAAGAGCCCATCACTCTGAAAGTCGTCCCCT CCAACTCGATACTACGGAACAGGAGGCCCCAAATGATGAGACCTGCAGGAAAGCACAGCACGTACCATGCCCTCAGGGGACAGACACTAGAGCTTGAGTGCATCGTCCAAGGCCT TCCAACCCCTGAAGTGTCGTGGCTGAGGAAGGATGGCGAGCTCTCGGAAAGTAGAACCAGCAAAGATATGTTTGACCGCCGCCTGCGCTTCACTAATATCTCGGAAAGTGACGGGGGCGAATACCAGTGCATAGCTGAGAACTCCCAGGGGAAGgccacacacacttacatgttGACTGTGGAAG CTGCACCTTATTGGGTCAAGGAGCCAGTCAGTCAGTTATATGCCCCAGGTGAGACAGTCAAACTAGACTGTCAGGCAGATGGCATTCCCTTTCCTACTATCAGCTGGACCATCAATGGGGTCCCCATCTCAG AAGTTGATAAGGACTCCAGTCGTACCCTGACAGCAAGCGGGTCTTTGATCCTAGAGGACGTGAACTTCAGAGACACTGCCATCTATCAGTGCTGGGCTTCCAACAAACACGGAACCATCCTCACGAACACCAATGTTTATGTCATTG AGTTACCTCCCCAGCTCCTTACCGAAGATGGGAATACATACGCGTATACAGAGGGCCAGAAGGCTTTACTGGAGTGTGAGACGTTTGGCTCTCCTAAACCAAAAGTAATATG ggaaagaaaaaacagcagctcctCCCTTCTAGCAGATCCCAGAGTTAACCCTCTTGCCAATGGGTGGCTGGAGATCTCTAATGTCACGCAGAGTGATGACGGGATCTACACCTGCACTGTGCCAAATACCAATTTGTCAATCAGTGCTGAGTTGGAAATATTCA ATAGGACAGTGATACTGTCACCCCCACAGGCTCTGAAGGTGCAGCCTGGCCACACAGCAATCTTCACCTGCCTTGCCCTTGTTGACCCCAGACTCGACTTTCCTTTCATTCAGTGGAGAAAGAACAACCAGAAGCTGGCTGATTCCAACAGTGATGAAAA GTACACAATGGAAGGATCAGATCTCATAATAGCTAATGTGCAACTTGAGGATGAGGGCGTGTACACTTGTGAGATCATCTCTAAGTTGGATGTAGCAGAAGCCAGGGGCACCCTCACCTTATGTG ATCGTCCAGACCCTCCTATCCTCCTACAGATCTCTGATCCTAAGCATCGTGAAGTCACTCTCAGCTGGACTCCTGGAGATGACCACAACAGCCCAGTGACAG AGTATGTGGTAGAGTTTGAGGAGCAAGGTTCGAAAGAGAGGGGTTGGGAAGAGCTGAAGAGAGTTAGTGGAAACAAAGAGCGTGCTGATCTCACCCTGTGGCCCTACATGTCCTATCGTTTTCGGGTTATTGCCATCAATGATGTGGGCAAGAGCAACCCCAGCAAGCCGTCTGAAATACACAGTACACCTGCTGAAG CTCCAGATACTAACCCAGAAGATGTTCGGAGTGATTCCATCAACCCAAACACTCTCGTCATCACCTGGGAG AAAATGGACAAACGGAACTTCCATGGACCTGACTTCAAGTACTGTGTGCAGTGGAGACGAGCGGTGGGAGGTGGGCCTGACTGGCACGAGAAGAATGTAACGGACCCGCCATTCCATGTTGACAATGTTGGCAACTTCTCTGCGTTTGAGATTAAAGTCCAGGCTTTCAATGAAATAGGGAGGGGACCTGAGCCAGACCCAGTCATAGGCTACTCAGGAGAAGATG TTCCTTTAGAGGCCCCAATGGATGTGGGTGTTGTACTATTAAACAGCACTACAATCAAAGTGACCTGGGCACCTATAGATAAAGAGACGGTCAGAGGACACCTGCTGGGATACAAG ATCCACTACACCAGGACAGGGTCTAAGGGCCATCACCGAGGCCGAAGGGCTAGAGAGTTAGAAAGCATGGTGGTGGATACGGAGCCCAACGAGCAGAAGAAAGTGATCAGTGATCTGAGACCGTTCTCCCACTATTCCCTGGAAGTGGCTGTATACAACAAAAAGGGAGAGGGACCCCGCTCCGAGGCGTTGACCTTCGAGACTCCGGAGGGAG TTCCTGGTCCTCCCTTGACCCTGACTCTAGACAGCCCATCAGAGACAGAAATGACCCTCCGCTGGACACCTCCTGGCCAGCCCAATGGAGTGCTTGTTGGATATCTACTGCAGTACCAAGAGA TTACAGAGACTGATGACAGCCCCATGCAGGTGGAGGAAATAGATGGCGCCGCAGTCACCCACTTCACCCTGAAGAACCTGGACCGTGACAGCCACTACCGTTTCTACGTTAGGGGGCGCACTGCCACTCGGCATGGAGTGCCTATCATGATGAAGGGTGCCACCACACTGGATGGAG CTCCCACCAACATCAGCCTGTCTGTGGGGGAAAACTCAGTTAACTTTAGCTGGGTCGTCAAAAAGAGACACAGGAATGTTGGCTTCCAGATCCACTACCTCAACAAGAATG atggcagtaAATGGAAGAAGACGGAGAAGGTGAACTCTTCTCAGTCTTTCTACCAGCTCCAGGGCTTGACTCCTGGCTCCCATTATTTATTACGCTTCATCTACAACAACGAAACTTTCTATAAGACTGACATCGAGACAGAAGGAACAG GAGTaacagagatgcagccaagctTTGCAACGCAGGGCTGGTTCATTGGCGTTGTGAGTGCCATTGGCCTGTTGTTGTTGATCCTGCTCATTCTCTGCTTCATTAAGAGGAGTAAAGGGGGAAAATACTCAG TTAAAGATAAAGAGGAGGGTCCAATGGACTCAGAAGCACGGCCTATGAAGGATGAAACTTTCGGAGAGTACAG ATCTCTAGAAAG TGATCTTGAGGAGAAGCGAACAGCCAGCCAGCCGTCCCTGTGTGAGGGGAGCAAGCTCTGCAGTGAAGACAACCTGGACTACAATGGCAGCAGTGCCATGACCACAGAGCTCAACATGGATGAGTCTCTGGCCAGCCAGATCAGTCGTCCCAGTGGGGGTCCCGAAGGTTTCCACGGCCTGCCAGATAACTCCCCGCTCAACCCCACTTCCTTCTCCCCTGCCACCAATGGCGTGCCCAACTCAGTCACCATCCTCGATTAA
- the l1cama gene encoding neural cell adhesion molecule L1.2 isoform X3 yields MPHMQRQQVGSRGQCSSCLLPLVLILLSLATQPSQAAIQIPPNYHISDFRRPPVITTQPESVTVFSVEDLVMSCEASGNPPPIFRWTKDGEDFDPGSDPELKVSERSGSFAFYTLSNTMDTLTKYQGKYVCYASNELGTAVSNEAILNTDVPPSQQKEKKVDIRVEEGNSTTLKCNPPQSSMEPIIHWMDLRLRHIELSKRVMLGKDGNLYFASLDISDSRDDYTCNVQYLATRTILAKEPITLKVVPSNSILRNRRPQMMRPAGKHSTYHALRGQTLELECIVQGLPTPEVSWLRKDGELSESRTSKDMFDRRLRFTNISESDGGEYQCIAENSQGKATHTYMLTVEAAPYWVKEPVSQLYAPGETVKLDCQADGIPFPTISWTINGVPISEVDKDSSRTLTASGSLILEDVNFRDTAIYQCWASNKHGTILTNTNVYVIELPPQLLTEDGNTYAYTEGQKALLECETFGSPKPKVIWERKNSSSSLLADPRVNPLANGWLEISNVTQSDDGIYTCTVPNTNLSISAELEIFNRTVILSPPQALKVQPGHTAIFTCLALVDPRLDFPFIQWRKNNQKLADSNSDEKYTMEGSDLIIANVQLEDEGVYTCEIISKLDVAEARGTLTLCDRPDPPILLQISDPKHREVTLSWTPGDDHNSPVTEYVVEFEEQGSKERGWEELKRVSGNKERADLTLWPYMSYRFRVIAINDVGKSNPSKPSEIHSTPAEAPDTNPEDVRSDSINPNTLVITWEKMDKRNFHGPDFKYCVQWRRAVGGGPDWHEKNVTDPPFHVDNVGNFSAFEIKVQAFNEIGRGPEPDPVIGYSGEDVPLEAPMDVGVVLLNSTTIKVTWAPIDKETVRGHLLGYKIHYTRTGSKGHHRGRRARELESMVVDTEPNEQKKVISDLRPFSHYSLEVAVYNKKGEGPRSEALTFETPEGVPGPPLTLTLDSPSETEMTLRWTPPGQPNGVLVGYLLQYQEITETDDSPMQVEEIDGAAVTHFTLKNLDRDSHYRFYVRGRTATRHGVPIMMKGATTLDGVAPTNISLSVGENSVNFSWVVKKRHRNVGFQIHYLNKNDGSKWKKTEKVNSSQSFYQLQGLTPGSHYLLRFIYNNETFYKTDIETEGTGVTEMQPSFATQGWFIGVVSAIGLLLLILLILCFIKRSKGGKYSVKDKEEGPMDSEARPMKDETFGEYSDLEEKRTASQPSLCEGSKLCSEDNLDYNGSSAMTTELNMDESLASQISRPSGGPEGFHGLPDNSPLNPTSFSPATNGVPNSVTILD; encoded by the exons ctTCCGATGGACAAAGGACGGAGAAGACTTTGACCCAGGCAGTGACCCAGAGTTGAAGGTTTCTGAACGCTCTGGCTCATTCGCATTCTATACACTTAGCAACACCATGGACACACTGACCAAATACCAAGGCAAATATGTTTGCTATGCATCCAATGAGCTGGGGACAGCTGTGTCTAATGAGGCCATACTCAACACGGATG TTCCCCCTTcccagcagaaagaaaaaaaggttgaTATCAGGGTTGAAGAGGGAAACAGTACTACTCTGAAGTGTAACCCCCCACAAAGCTCTATGGAGCCAATCATTCACTGGATGGACTTGA GGTTGCGTCATATTGAGCTTAGTAAGCGGGTGATGCTGGGGAAGGACGGCAACCTGTACTTTGCCAGTTTGGACATTTCGGACAGCAGGGATGACTACACTTGCAACGTCCAGTACCTGGCAACTCGCACGATTCTGGCGAAAGAGCCCATCACTCTGAAAGTCGTCCCCT CCAACTCGATACTACGGAACAGGAGGCCCCAAATGATGAGACCTGCAGGAAAGCACAGCACGTACCATGCCCTCAGGGGACAGACACTAGAGCTTGAGTGCATCGTCCAAGGCCT TCCAACCCCTGAAGTGTCGTGGCTGAGGAAGGATGGCGAGCTCTCGGAAAGTAGAACCAGCAAAGATATGTTTGACCGCCGCCTGCGCTTCACTAATATCTCGGAAAGTGACGGGGGCGAATACCAGTGCATAGCTGAGAACTCCCAGGGGAAGgccacacacacttacatgttGACTGTGGAAG CTGCACCTTATTGGGTCAAGGAGCCAGTCAGTCAGTTATATGCCCCAGGTGAGACAGTCAAACTAGACTGTCAGGCAGATGGCATTCCCTTTCCTACTATCAGCTGGACCATCAATGGGGTCCCCATCTCAG AAGTTGATAAGGACTCCAGTCGTACCCTGACAGCAAGCGGGTCTTTGATCCTAGAGGACGTGAACTTCAGAGACACTGCCATCTATCAGTGCTGGGCTTCCAACAAACACGGAACCATCCTCACGAACACCAATGTTTATGTCATTG AGTTACCTCCCCAGCTCCTTACCGAAGATGGGAATACATACGCGTATACAGAGGGCCAGAAGGCTTTACTGGAGTGTGAGACGTTTGGCTCTCCTAAACCAAAAGTAATATG ggaaagaaaaaacagcagctcctCCCTTCTAGCAGATCCCAGAGTTAACCCTCTTGCCAATGGGTGGCTGGAGATCTCTAATGTCACGCAGAGTGATGACGGGATCTACACCTGCACTGTGCCAAATACCAATTTGTCAATCAGTGCTGAGTTGGAAATATTCA ATAGGACAGTGATACTGTCACCCCCACAGGCTCTGAAGGTGCAGCCTGGCCACACAGCAATCTTCACCTGCCTTGCCCTTGTTGACCCCAGACTCGACTTTCCTTTCATTCAGTGGAGAAAGAACAACCAGAAGCTGGCTGATTCCAACAGTGATGAAAA GTACACAATGGAAGGATCAGATCTCATAATAGCTAATGTGCAACTTGAGGATGAGGGCGTGTACACTTGTGAGATCATCTCTAAGTTGGATGTAGCAGAAGCCAGGGGCACCCTCACCTTATGTG ATCGTCCAGACCCTCCTATCCTCCTACAGATCTCTGATCCTAAGCATCGTGAAGTCACTCTCAGCTGGACTCCTGGAGATGACCACAACAGCCCAGTGACAG AGTATGTGGTAGAGTTTGAGGAGCAAGGTTCGAAAGAGAGGGGTTGGGAAGAGCTGAAGAGAGTTAGTGGAAACAAAGAGCGTGCTGATCTCACCCTGTGGCCCTACATGTCCTATCGTTTTCGGGTTATTGCCATCAATGATGTGGGCAAGAGCAACCCCAGCAAGCCGTCTGAAATACACAGTACACCTGCTGAAG CTCCAGATACTAACCCAGAAGATGTTCGGAGTGATTCCATCAACCCAAACACTCTCGTCATCACCTGGGAG AAAATGGACAAACGGAACTTCCATGGACCTGACTTCAAGTACTGTGTGCAGTGGAGACGAGCGGTGGGAGGTGGGCCTGACTGGCACGAGAAGAATGTAACGGACCCGCCATTCCATGTTGACAATGTTGGCAACTTCTCTGCGTTTGAGATTAAAGTCCAGGCTTTCAATGAAATAGGGAGGGGACCTGAGCCAGACCCAGTCATAGGCTACTCAGGAGAAGATG TTCCTTTAGAGGCCCCAATGGATGTGGGTGTTGTACTATTAAACAGCACTACAATCAAAGTGACCTGGGCACCTATAGATAAAGAGACGGTCAGAGGACACCTGCTGGGATACAAG ATCCACTACACCAGGACAGGGTCTAAGGGCCATCACCGAGGCCGAAGGGCTAGAGAGTTAGAAAGCATGGTGGTGGATACGGAGCCCAACGAGCAGAAGAAAGTGATCAGTGATCTGAGACCGTTCTCCCACTATTCCCTGGAAGTGGCTGTATACAACAAAAAGGGAGAGGGACCCCGCTCCGAGGCGTTGACCTTCGAGACTCCGGAGGGAG TTCCTGGTCCTCCCTTGACCCTGACTCTAGACAGCCCATCAGAGACAGAAATGACCCTCCGCTGGACACCTCCTGGCCAGCCCAATGGAGTGCTTGTTGGATATCTACTGCAGTACCAAGAGA TTACAGAGACTGATGACAGCCCCATGCAGGTGGAGGAAATAGATGGCGCCGCAGTCACCCACTTCACCCTGAAGAACCTGGACCGTGACAGCCACTACCGTTTCTACGTTAGGGGGCGCACTGCCACTCGGCATGGAGTGCCTATCATGATGAAGGGTGCCACCACACTGGATGGAG TAGCTCCCACCAACATCAGCCTGTCTGTGGGGGAAAACTCAGTTAACTTTAGCTGGGTCGTCAAAAAGAGACACAGGAATGTTGGCTTCCAGATCCACTACCTCAACAAGAATG atggcagtaAATGGAAGAAGACGGAGAAGGTGAACTCTTCTCAGTCTTTCTACCAGCTCCAGGGCTTGACTCCTGGCTCCCATTATTTATTACGCTTCATCTACAACAACGAAACTTTCTATAAGACTGACATCGAGACAGAAGGAACAG GAGTaacagagatgcagccaagctTTGCAACGCAGGGCTGGTTCATTGGCGTTGTGAGTGCCATTGGCCTGTTGTTGTTGATCCTGCTCATTCTCTGCTTCATTAAGAGGAGTAAAGGGGGAAAATACTCAG TTAAAGATAAAGAGGAGGGTCCAATGGACTCAGAAGCACGGCCTATGAAGGATGAAACTTTCGGAGAGTACAG TGATCTTGAGGAGAAGCGAACAGCCAGCCAGCCGTCCCTGTGTGAGGGGAGCAAGCTCTGCAGTGAAGACAACCTGGACTACAATGGCAGCAGTGCCATGACCACAGAGCTCAACATGGATGAGTCTCTGGCCAGCCAGATCAGTCGTCCCAGTGGGGGTCCCGAAGGTTTCCACGGCCTGCCAGATAACTCCCCGCTCAACCCCACTTCCTTCTCCCCTGCCACCAATGGCGTGCCCAACTCAGTCACCATCCTCGATTAA
- the l1cama gene encoding neural cell adhesion molecule L1.2 isoform X1 — protein sequence MPHMQRQQVGSRGQCSSCLLPLVLILLSLATQPSQAAIQIPPNYHISDFRRPPVITTQPESVTVFSVEDLVMSCEASGNPPPIFRWTKDGEDFDPGSDPELKVSERSGSFAFYTLSNTMDTLTKYQGKYVCYASNELGTAVSNEAILNTDVPPSQQKEKKVDIRVEEGNSTTLKCNPPQSSMEPIIHWMDLRLRHIELSKRVMLGKDGNLYFASLDISDSRDDYTCNVQYLATRTILAKEPITLKVVPSNSILRNRRPQMMRPAGKHSTYHALRGQTLELECIVQGLPTPEVSWLRKDGELSESRTSKDMFDRRLRFTNISESDGGEYQCIAENSQGKATHTYMLTVEAAPYWVKEPVSQLYAPGETVKLDCQADGIPFPTISWTINGVPISEVDKDSSRTLTASGSLILEDVNFRDTAIYQCWASNKHGTILTNTNVYVIELPPQLLTEDGNTYAYTEGQKALLECETFGSPKPKVIWERKNSSSSLLADPRVNPLANGWLEISNVTQSDDGIYTCTVPNTNLSISAELEIFNRTVILSPPQALKVQPGHTAIFTCLALVDPRLDFPFIQWRKNNQKLADSNSDEKYTMEGSDLIIANVQLEDEGVYTCEIISKLDVAEARGTLTLCDRPDPPILLQISDPKHREVTLSWTPGDDHNSPVTEYVVEFEEQGSKERGWEELKRVSGNKERADLTLWPYMSYRFRVIAINDVGKSNPSKPSEIHSTPAEAPDTNPEDVRSDSINPNTLVITWEKMDKRNFHGPDFKYCVQWRRAVGGGPDWHEKNVTDPPFHVDNVGNFSAFEIKVQAFNEIGRGPEPDPVIGYSGEDVPLEAPMDVGVVLLNSTTIKVTWAPIDKETVRGHLLGYKIHYTRTGSKGHHRGRRARELESMVVDTEPNEQKKVISDLRPFSHYSLEVAVYNKKGEGPRSEALTFETPEGVPGPPLTLTLDSPSETEMTLRWTPPGQPNGVLVGYLLQYQEITETDDSPMQVEEIDGAAVTHFTLKNLDRDSHYRFYVRGRTATRHGVPIMMKGATTLDGVAPTNISLSVGENSVNFSWVVKKRHRNVGFQIHYLNKNDGSKWKKTEKVNSSQSFYQLQGLTPGSHYLLRFIYNNETFYKTDIETEGTGVTEMQPSFATQGWFIGVVSAIGLLLLILLILCFIKRSKGGKYSVKDKEEGPMDSEARPMKDETFGEYRSLESDLEEKRTASQPSLCEGSKLCSEDNLDYNGSSAMTTELNMDESLASQISRPSGGPEGFHGLPDNSPLNPTSFSPATNGVPNSVTILD from the exons ctTCCGATGGACAAAGGACGGAGAAGACTTTGACCCAGGCAGTGACCCAGAGTTGAAGGTTTCTGAACGCTCTGGCTCATTCGCATTCTATACACTTAGCAACACCATGGACACACTGACCAAATACCAAGGCAAATATGTTTGCTATGCATCCAATGAGCTGGGGACAGCTGTGTCTAATGAGGCCATACTCAACACGGATG TTCCCCCTTcccagcagaaagaaaaaaaggttgaTATCAGGGTTGAAGAGGGAAACAGTACTACTCTGAAGTGTAACCCCCCACAAAGCTCTATGGAGCCAATCATTCACTGGATGGACTTGA GGTTGCGTCATATTGAGCTTAGTAAGCGGGTGATGCTGGGGAAGGACGGCAACCTGTACTTTGCCAGTTTGGACATTTCGGACAGCAGGGATGACTACACTTGCAACGTCCAGTACCTGGCAACTCGCACGATTCTGGCGAAAGAGCCCATCACTCTGAAAGTCGTCCCCT CCAACTCGATACTACGGAACAGGAGGCCCCAAATGATGAGACCTGCAGGAAAGCACAGCACGTACCATGCCCTCAGGGGACAGACACTAGAGCTTGAGTGCATCGTCCAAGGCCT TCCAACCCCTGAAGTGTCGTGGCTGAGGAAGGATGGCGAGCTCTCGGAAAGTAGAACCAGCAAAGATATGTTTGACCGCCGCCTGCGCTTCACTAATATCTCGGAAAGTGACGGGGGCGAATACCAGTGCATAGCTGAGAACTCCCAGGGGAAGgccacacacacttacatgttGACTGTGGAAG CTGCACCTTATTGGGTCAAGGAGCCAGTCAGTCAGTTATATGCCCCAGGTGAGACAGTCAAACTAGACTGTCAGGCAGATGGCATTCCCTTTCCTACTATCAGCTGGACCATCAATGGGGTCCCCATCTCAG AAGTTGATAAGGACTCCAGTCGTACCCTGACAGCAAGCGGGTCTTTGATCCTAGAGGACGTGAACTTCAGAGACACTGCCATCTATCAGTGCTGGGCTTCCAACAAACACGGAACCATCCTCACGAACACCAATGTTTATGTCATTG AGTTACCTCCCCAGCTCCTTACCGAAGATGGGAATACATACGCGTATACAGAGGGCCAGAAGGCTTTACTGGAGTGTGAGACGTTTGGCTCTCCTAAACCAAAAGTAATATG ggaaagaaaaaacagcagctcctCCCTTCTAGCAGATCCCAGAGTTAACCCTCTTGCCAATGGGTGGCTGGAGATCTCTAATGTCACGCAGAGTGATGACGGGATCTACACCTGCACTGTGCCAAATACCAATTTGTCAATCAGTGCTGAGTTGGAAATATTCA ATAGGACAGTGATACTGTCACCCCCACAGGCTCTGAAGGTGCAGCCTGGCCACACAGCAATCTTCACCTGCCTTGCCCTTGTTGACCCCAGACTCGACTTTCCTTTCATTCAGTGGAGAAAGAACAACCAGAAGCTGGCTGATTCCAACAGTGATGAAAA GTACACAATGGAAGGATCAGATCTCATAATAGCTAATGTGCAACTTGAGGATGAGGGCGTGTACACTTGTGAGATCATCTCTAAGTTGGATGTAGCAGAAGCCAGGGGCACCCTCACCTTATGTG ATCGTCCAGACCCTCCTATCCTCCTACAGATCTCTGATCCTAAGCATCGTGAAGTCACTCTCAGCTGGACTCCTGGAGATGACCACAACAGCCCAGTGACAG AGTATGTGGTAGAGTTTGAGGAGCAAGGTTCGAAAGAGAGGGGTTGGGAAGAGCTGAAGAGAGTTAGTGGAAACAAAGAGCGTGCTGATCTCACCCTGTGGCCCTACATGTCCTATCGTTTTCGGGTTATTGCCATCAATGATGTGGGCAAGAGCAACCCCAGCAAGCCGTCTGAAATACACAGTACACCTGCTGAAG CTCCAGATACTAACCCAGAAGATGTTCGGAGTGATTCCATCAACCCAAACACTCTCGTCATCACCTGGGAG AAAATGGACAAACGGAACTTCCATGGACCTGACTTCAAGTACTGTGTGCAGTGGAGACGAGCGGTGGGAGGTGGGCCTGACTGGCACGAGAAGAATGTAACGGACCCGCCATTCCATGTTGACAATGTTGGCAACTTCTCTGCGTTTGAGATTAAAGTCCAGGCTTTCAATGAAATAGGGAGGGGACCTGAGCCAGACCCAGTCATAGGCTACTCAGGAGAAGATG TTCCTTTAGAGGCCCCAATGGATGTGGGTGTTGTACTATTAAACAGCACTACAATCAAAGTGACCTGGGCACCTATAGATAAAGAGACGGTCAGAGGACACCTGCTGGGATACAAG ATCCACTACACCAGGACAGGGTCTAAGGGCCATCACCGAGGCCGAAGGGCTAGAGAGTTAGAAAGCATGGTGGTGGATACGGAGCCCAACGAGCAGAAGAAAGTGATCAGTGATCTGAGACCGTTCTCCCACTATTCCCTGGAAGTGGCTGTATACAACAAAAAGGGAGAGGGACCCCGCTCCGAGGCGTTGACCTTCGAGACTCCGGAGGGAG TTCCTGGTCCTCCCTTGACCCTGACTCTAGACAGCCCATCAGAGACAGAAATGACCCTCCGCTGGACACCTCCTGGCCAGCCCAATGGAGTGCTTGTTGGATATCTACTGCAGTACCAAGAGA TTACAGAGACTGATGACAGCCCCATGCAGGTGGAGGAAATAGATGGCGCCGCAGTCACCCACTTCACCCTGAAGAACCTGGACCGTGACAGCCACTACCGTTTCTACGTTAGGGGGCGCACTGCCACTCGGCATGGAGTGCCTATCATGATGAAGGGTGCCACCACACTGGATGGAG TAGCTCCCACCAACATCAGCCTGTCTGTGGGGGAAAACTCAGTTAACTTTAGCTGGGTCGTCAAAAAGAGACACAGGAATGTTGGCTTCCAGATCCACTACCTCAACAAGAATG atggcagtaAATGGAAGAAGACGGAGAAGGTGAACTCTTCTCAGTCTTTCTACCAGCTCCAGGGCTTGACTCCTGGCTCCCATTATTTATTACGCTTCATCTACAACAACGAAACTTTCTATAAGACTGACATCGAGACAGAAGGAACAG GAGTaacagagatgcagccaagctTTGCAACGCAGGGCTGGTTCATTGGCGTTGTGAGTGCCATTGGCCTGTTGTTGTTGATCCTGCTCATTCTCTGCTTCATTAAGAGGAGTAAAGGGGGAAAATACTCAG TTAAAGATAAAGAGGAGGGTCCAATGGACTCAGAAGCACGGCCTATGAAGGATGAAACTTTCGGAGAGTACAG ATCTCTAGAAAG TGATCTTGAGGAGAAGCGAACAGCCAGCCAGCCGTCCCTGTGTGAGGGGAGCAAGCTCTGCAGTGAAGACAACCTGGACTACAATGGCAGCAGTGCCATGACCACAGAGCTCAACATGGATGAGTCTCTGGCCAGCCAGATCAGTCGTCCCAGTGGGGGTCCCGAAGGTTTCCACGGCCTGCCAGATAACTCCCCGCTCAACCCCACTTCCTTCTCCCCTGCCACCAATGGCGTGCCCAACTCAGTCACCATCCTCGATTAA